One part of the Desulfovibrio litoralis DSM 11393 genome encodes these proteins:
- a CDS encoding DUF456 family protein: MSVFFATIFFVILIIAYLLNILSLPGNWVVIALMLLWFSLTSWTLSTNFFIATIIAATIGEVLEFITQYFASKRYGSSGSGSLGGFIGSIVGAVLGAGFLLGFGALLGGLAGAYLGCLAVEMFKDRPIHEAREAAFGNFLGKFFGLSLKLACGVFILQRSFQVLFA, encoded by the coding sequence ATGAGCGTTTTTTTTGCGACTATCTTTTTTGTTATCTTGATTATCGCTTATTTGCTAAATATTTTAAGCTTGCCCGGTAACTGGGTTGTTATCGCCCTGATGTTATTATGGTTTAGCTTAACATCTTGGACGTTGAGTACAAACTTTTTTATTGCAACAATAATTGCTGCCACTATCGGTGAAGTATTAGAATTTATTACTCAATATTTTGCTTCAAAGCGATATGGAAGCTCTGGTTCGGGGTCTCTCGGTGGTTTTATCGGCTCTATAGTCGGTGCTGTTTTGGGTGCCGGATTTTTACTCGGTTTTGGAGCTTTATTAGGAGGCTTGGCGGGTGCTTATCTTGGCTGTCTGGCTGTGGAAATGTTTAAAGACCGCCCTATACACGAAGCTCGCGAGGCTGCCTTTGGAAACTTTTTGGGTAAATTCTTCGGGCTTTCTCTAAAACTTGCTTGCGGAGTTTTTATTTTACAACGTTCTTTTCAAGTATTGTTTGCTTAA
- the infA gene encoding translation initiation factor IF-1, which produces MAKEDAIEVDGVVQEALPNAMFRVELDNGHVVLAHISGKMRKFYIRILPGDRVKVDLSPYDLTRGRITYRLK; this is translated from the coding sequence ATGGCGAAAGAAGATGCCATTGAAGTTGACGGCGTTGTACAGGAAGCATTACCAAACGCAATGTTCAGAGTTGAGCTTGATAACGGGCATGTGGTTTTAGCACATATCTCAGGAAAAATGCGTAAGTTTTATATTCGTATTTTACCCGGAGATAGAGTGAAAGTTGACCTATCGCCTTATGATTTAACTCGCGGACGTATTACTTATCGCTTAAAATAG
- a CDS encoding sigma-54-dependent transcriptional regulator produces the protein MKILIVDDNEASLTSLKLVLSDLGHTIVAMDKPVEALAHATSEFYPLIITDIRMPEMDGLELLTALKEHPVSKDSDIVLMTGYADTETAIEALRRGAYNYLHKPINLQELMVVTEKVAEHQTLRFENKDLKQNMEQRVSEATASLRQEYAKIKSRLQAVEGIGDIIVASQAMKDIYDQTQVFHQNPSVPVLIEGETGTGKEIIARLIHYGQNGSTKPFIALNCSAMPHELFESELFGYETGAFTGSRVGGMVGKLELAEDGTLFLDEIAEMPLSLQPKLLRVLQERSFYRLGGVKKREFKARVICAGNRDMAKLVEKGTFRRDLYHRLRVGHIVLPSLKERPEDLFVLTNFFLERENKRKRKNFKGISQNARELISSYPWQGNIRELENAIERAVLLNDASLLEAEHLDFLENTQSEKQNKKQIDSNNDQILLNNKLELPETSFNLEAHINEIIQAALDKFEGNKSKAAAYLGISRYALMRKLQK, from the coding sequence ATGAAAATATTAATTGTTGACGATAACGAAGCTAGTTTAACGAGCTTAAAACTTGTCTTGAGCGACCTCGGGCACACTATTGTTGCTATGGACAAACCCGTTGAGGCGTTGGCTCACGCCACCTCTGAGTTTTATCCTCTGATCATTACCGATATAAGAATGCCTGAGATGGACGGTTTGGAGTTATTGACCGCTTTAAAAGAACACCCGGTGAGTAAAGACAGCGACATTGTTCTTATGACCGGTTATGCTGATACTGAAACGGCTATTGAAGCCTTACGCAGAGGGGCATATAATTACCTGCACAAGCCGATAAATCTTCAAGAATTGATGGTTGTTACCGAAAAAGTTGCGGAACATCAAACCTTACGCTTTGAAAATAAAGATTTGAAACAGAATATGGAGCAAAGGGTAAGCGAAGCTACCGCCAGTCTACGTCAAGAATATGCCAAAATCAAATCAAGGCTTCAAGCGGTTGAAGGTATCGGAGATATTATTGTTGCTTCACAAGCAATGAAAGATATTTATGACCAGACTCAAGTTTTTCATCAAAATCCTAGCGTTCCCGTCTTAATCGAAGGGGAAACAGGCACGGGAAAAGAAATTATTGCCAGACTGATTCATTATGGACAAAATGGCTCAACCAAACCTTTTATTGCGTTAAACTGTTCCGCCATGCCCCATGAACTTTTTGAAAGCGAGCTTTTCGGATATGAAACGGGAGCTTTTACCGGCAGTCGTGTGGGCGGAATGGTTGGAAAGCTTGAACTAGCGGAAGACGGAACTTTGTTTTTAGATGAAATTGCCGAAATGCCTTTGAGTTTACAGCCAAAACTTTTGAGAGTCTTGCAAGAACGTAGTTTTTATCGTTTGGGCGGCGTAAAAAAACGAGAGTTTAAAGCCCGAGTTATTTGTGCCGGAAACAGAGATATGGCAAAACTTGTGGAAAAAGGTACGTTTAGAAGAGACTTGTATCATAGGTTGCGGGTCGGGCATATTGTTTTACCTTCTTTAAAAGAGCGCCCCGAAGACCTTTTTGTTTTAACAAACTTTTTTTTAGAACGTGAAAATAAAAGAAAAAGAAAAAATTTTAAAGGTATAAGTCAAAACGCAAGAGAGCTTATTTCCTCTTATCCTTGGCAAGGTAACATTAGAGAGCTTGAAAACGCTATAGAAAGAGCCGTTTTGTTAAACGACGCTTCTTTATTGGAAGCAGAACACCTTGATTTTTTAGAAAACACACAAAGCGAAAAGCAAAACAAAAAGCAAATAGATTCAAATAATGATCAAATATTATTAAATAATAAACTTGAACTTCCCGAAACCTCGTTTAACCTCGAAGCTCATATTAACGAAATTATTCAAGCCGCCTTGGACAAATTTGAGGGAAATAAATCAAAAGCCGCCGCTTATCTTGGAATTTCTCGTTACGCTTTAATGCGTAAATTGCAAAAATAA
- a CDS encoding efflux RND transporter periplasmic adaptor subunit, protein MIYFFNRSTLILFAIFLCTIVFVNANSQLAFGQEERPPVEVGVYVVRQEPLILTTELPGRTSAFLIAEVRPQVSGIVQARLYTEGSEVKAGQVLYQIDPASYQAVYDSAKANLARAVANLNAAKPKAKRYKELLQSKAISNQDYDDVMSAYNQSEAEVGVAKAALESAKINLSYTKITAPISGRTGKSEVTAGALVTANQTNALVTIQKIDPIYVDITQASTAMLRLKRALASGKLVSVADNAQKAKVRLLYEDGTPYEHEGTLQFSDVTVDPASSAITLRAIFPNPNQDLLPGMYVRAILEEGTDEKAILAPQQGINRDNKGNSIALVVNKQGVVEARMLKILKNIGNRSVVSEGLNDGDQLIVEGFQKVRPGAKAIAVPASDAVYKAMQKK, encoded by the coding sequence ATGATATACTTTTTTAATAGATCAACACTGATTTTATTTGCGATTTTTTTATGTACAATCGTTTTTGTAAATGCAAATTCACAACTGGCTTTTGGACAAGAAGAAAGACCACCTGTTGAAGTTGGGGTTTACGTTGTTCGCCAAGAACCGCTTATTCTTACGACCGAACTTCCCGGGCGTACTTCCGCCTTTTTGATTGCCGAGGTTAGACCACAAGTTAGCGGAATAGTTCAGGCAAGACTTTATACCGAAGGTAGTGAAGTTAAGGCAGGACAAGTTTTATATCAAATAGACCCCGCAAGCTATCAAGCCGTTTATGATAGTGCAAAGGCAAATCTGGCGAGAGCGGTTGCTAACCTTAACGCCGCAAAGCCAAAAGCCAAACGCTATAAAGAACTTTTACAAAGCAAGGCAATCAGCAATCAAGATTATGATGATGTTATGTCGGCTTATAATCAAAGCGAAGCGGAAGTTGGGGTTGCTAAAGCCGCTTTGGAAAGTGCCAAAATCAATTTAAGCTATACGAAAATAACCGCACCAATCAGCGGACGCACAGGTAAGTCGGAAGTAACCGCCGGGGCTTTGGTTACGGCAAATCAAACTAATGCATTGGTAACAATTCAAAAAATTGACCCGATTTATGTTGATATTACACAGGCAAGCACAGCCATGTTACGCCTTAAAAGAGCCTTGGCTTCGGGAAAACTGGTTAGTGTTGCCGATAATGCCCAAAAAGCAAAAGTTCGCCTTTTATACGAAGACGGAACGCCTTATGAACATGAAGGAACCTTGCAATTTTCCGATGTAACGGTTGACCCGGCTTCTTCGGCAATTACTTTAAGGGCGATCTTTCCAAACCCCAATCAAGACTTGCTCCCCGGTATGTATGTCAGGGCGATTTTAGAAGAAGGAACGGACGAAAAAGCAATTTTAGCCCCTCAACAAGGTATAAACCGAGATAATAAAGGAAACTCAATCGCTCTGGTCGTTAATAAACAAGGCGTGGTTGAGGCTCGCATGCTTAAAATTTTAAAGAATATCGGAAATCGCTCTGTTGTTTCCGAGGGGTTAAATGATGGAGACCAACTTATTGTCGAAGGTTTTCAAAAAGTAAGACCCGGAGCGAAAGCCATAGCGGTTCCGGCGTCTGATGCGGTATATAAAGCCATGCAAAAAAAATAA
- a CDS encoding Sbal_3080 family lipoprotein yields the protein MSKAFKLSFLVCLLFLTACSIKQTVEPITVQTDKTICIVEDPDVKEGFLQTYQQVLRERGYFFKVVHQGDSLQNCAITSTYTGLWRWDLALYLAYARIEVLQDGRRIGLAEYDSLSAGVNMGKFVRGETKIRELVEKLFPPLHTLQTTANPEPSTINKAELVVGGYSAERNLVADDQRVFDQVLQSAAAVEYTPLKVSTQVVAGTNYKFYTKAKTITPEQKTSYVYIYVFKPLGEDKPILTKIEPVELKQ from the coding sequence ATGTCTAAAGCTTTTAAATTGAGTTTTCTTGTATGCCTTTTATTTCTTACTGCTTGCAGTATTAAACAAACTGTTGAACCCATTACAGTGCAGACTGATAAAACTATTTGTATAGTAGAAGACCCAGACGTAAAAGAGGGGTTTTTACAAACATACCAACAGGTTTTACGTGAACGAGGTTATTTTTTTAAAGTAGTTCACCAAGGAGATAGCCTGCAGAATTGTGCAATCACCTCAACATATACAGGGTTATGGCGTTGGGACTTAGCGCTTTACCTTGCTTATGCACGAATAGAAGTACTCCAAGATGGACGACGTATTGGCCTTGCGGAATATGATTCGCTCAGTGCTGGTGTTAATATGGGCAAATTTGTTAGGGGTGAGACAAAAATTAGAGAGCTTGTAGAAAAACTCTTTCCTCCTCTTCACACCTTACAAACAACAGCTAACCCAGAACCGTCAACTATAAACAAGGCTGAACTAGTTGTAGGCGGATATTCAGCGGAACGCAATTTAGTTGCTGATGACCAACGTGTTTTTGACCAAGTCTTACAATCGGCTGCTGCTGTAGAATATACACCATTGAAAGTTTCCACTCAAGTTGTTGCCGGTACAAACTATAAGTTTTACACCAAAGCTAAGACGATTACGCCAGAACAGAAAACATCTTATGTTTATATCTATGTTTTTAAACCCTTAGGCGAAGATAAGCCGATACTCACAAAAATTGAGCCAGTTGAACTTAAACAATAG
- a CDS encoding radical SAM protein — MAASSILPRLVVADARGNIYDHPDLLMMVRRGNEFAIPRPNELMPLPDESELFLLPKRRPLGLNPDTGEMVSLFEDGELAVAAFAAPAHTFNGLAAYKSEKDAPTLPLFAYGAVGFDNDRFYVAAKKTDESKRQVFAGVKYETIKKRAKALVEKYPQNRLIQHLMEKCALTYACPAARNLALGRYEAPLPTSKVCNARCVGCISQQESGSKICATPQNRLQFTPTALELVEVMEHHSSQEKKEPIFSFGQGCEGEPLTEAPLLEEAIKLFRSKGGRGTINVNTNASIPMAVERLAKVGLSSIRVSINSLRPTTYERYYRPNGYTLDDVCQSIKVAKEHKLFVSLNLLFFPGITDTELEFEALLALVEREKIDLIQMRNLNIDPELFLNLLSGLEFGPCMGLNNFCKRLKKFVPDLSFGYFNPYVG, encoded by the coding sequence ATGGCAGCTTCTTCAATCCTTCCACGTTTAGTTGTGGCTGATGCCCGTGGTAATATTTATGACCACCCTGATTTATTGATGATGGTTCGGCGAGGTAATGAATTTGCCATTCCTCGTCCTAATGAGCTTATGCCCTTGCCTGATGAGAGCGAATTATTTCTTTTACCTAAACGTCGCCCGCTTGGTTTAAACCCCGATACAGGCGAAATGGTCAGTTTATTTGAAGACGGCGAGTTGGCAGTAGCGGCTTTTGCTGCCCCTGCACATACGTTTAATGGCTTAGCCGCCTATAAAAGCGAAAAAGATGCACCGACCTTGCCTTTATTCGCTTATGGGGCTGTTGGTTTTGATAATGATCGTTTTTATGTTGCCGCAAAAAAGACTGATGAGAGTAAACGCCAAGTCTTTGCCGGGGTAAAATATGAAACCATAAAAAAACGTGCCAAGGCTTTAGTTGAAAAATATCCGCAAAATCGCTTGATTCAACATTTAATGGAAAAATGTGCTTTGACTTATGCCTGTCCTGCGGCTCGTAACTTGGCGTTAGGGCGTTATGAAGCTCCTTTACCGACGTCTAAGGTGTGTAATGCTCGTTGTGTTGGCTGTATTTCTCAACAAGAAAGCGGTTCAAAAATTTGTGCAACCCCTCAAAATCGTTTGCAATTTACCCCAACAGCTTTAGAGCTCGTTGAAGTTATGGAACATCATTCCAGCCAAGAAAAGAAAGAACCTATATTTTCTTTTGGTCAGGGGTGTGAGGGTGAACCCTTAACCGAAGCCCCTTTGTTAGAAGAAGCTATTAAACTCTTTCGTTCAAAAGGCGGAAGAGGCACAATTAATGTCAATACCAATGCGTCTATACCAATGGCGGTTGAAAGATTAGCAAAGGTCGGATTAAGCTCGATAAGAGTGAGCATAAATAGTTTAAGACCCACAACTTATGAGCGTTATTATCGCCCAAATGGCTATACTTTAGATGATGTTTGTCAAAGTATCAAAGTTGCCAAAGAACATAAGCTTTTTGTTTCTTTAAACTTATTGTTTTTTCCGGGAATTACTGACACCGAATTGGAATTTGAAGCTTTATTGGCGTTAGTGGAAAGAGAAAAAATTGACCTTATTCAAATGCGTAACTTAAATATTGACCCGGAACTTTTCTTAAATTTATTGTCAGGGTTAGAATTTGGTCCTTGTATGGGTTTAAATAATTTTTGTAAACGCTTAAAGAAGTTTGTTCCTGACTTAAGTTTTGGATATTTTAATCCTTATGTTGGTTAG
- the tmk gene encoding dTMP kinase produces the protein MFITFEGIEGAGKSTALKLLSAYFVDNDYEYVLTKEPGGSELGKELRRILLDPKTGKLSSNTELFLYLADRSEHVASLITPALEAGVIVLCDRYVDSTLAYQGFGRGLCVTELKELNKKATNNLVPDLTFLFDLEPEIGLKRARQRNQLENTEHEGRFEAEELAFHKAVRNGFLTLASEEPKRWRVLDATKTPGQLENEIIQHLETAGII, from the coding sequence ATGTTTATTACTTTTGAAGGCATTGAAGGAGCGGGAAAAAGCACGGCTTTAAAGCTTTTGTCCGCATACTTTGTAGATAATGATTACGAATATGTCTTAACCAAAGAGCCGGGTGGTTCTGAGCTTGGAAAAGAGTTAAGGCGTATTTTGCTTGACCCTAAAACAGGTAAACTTTCTTCGAATACCGAATTGTTTTTATATTTGGCGGATAGATCCGAACATGTCGCCAGTTTGATTACTCCTGCGTTAGAGGCGGGCGTAATTGTGCTTTGTGATCGTTATGTTGATTCGACTTTGGCTTATCAAGGTTTTGGACGTGGTTTATGTGTTACGGAACTCAAAGAATTAAACAAAAAAGCCACAAATAATCTTGTGCCTGATTTGACTTTTTTATTTGATTTAGAACCTGAAATCGGTTTAAAACGTGCAAGACAACGCAATCAACTAGAAAATACCGAACATGAAGGACGCTTTGAAGCCGAAGAACTCGCCTTTCACAAGGCTGTGCGTAATGGCTTTTTAACTCTTGCCTCAGAAGAGCCAAAGCGTTGGCGTGTGCTTGATGCGACTAAAACTCCGGGTCAACTTGAAAATGAAATTATTCAGCATTTAGAAACAGCAGGTATTATATAA
- a CDS encoding KpsF/GutQ family sugar-phosphate isomerase — translation MNDIIKKIDDEEIISIGKEVLQAEIDGISLMRQRLGRSFADAVNLLASCEGRVAITGLGKSGLVGRKIAATLSSTGTPAYFMHPVEGAHGDLGSILDKDVVVAISNSGKTAELLAIMSPLRQIGAKIIALVGNPRSPLADCADIFIDVSVAKEACSLNLAPTTSTTVTLAVGDALAVSLMKTKDFTDADFKRFHPGGALGQRLKMHAREIMNTEKLPIASEDSSLGEALAVLDRGNMGAVFILDGSRRLVGILTDGDVRKKMVHDGLNLLAPISSMMTQNPRVAKETDFAAELLDLMEQKAITVLPVVDDAHRLIGMLHIHDILGKGQFKFAG, via the coding sequence ATGAATGATATAATAAAAAAAATTGATGATGAAGAAATAATTTCTATCGGAAAAGAAGTTTTACAAGCGGAAATAGACGGTATAAGCCTAATGCGTCAACGTTTGGGGCGTTCTTTTGCTGATGCTGTTAATTTATTAGCCTCTTGTGAAGGGCGTGTTGCTATTACCGGTCTTGGAAAATCAGGTTTGGTCGGGCGAAAAATAGCCGCAACCTTGAGTTCAACAGGTACACCCGCTTATTTTATGCACCCGGTTGAAGGGGCTCATGGTGATTTAGGTTCTATTTTAGATAAAGATGTTGTTGTTGCTATCTCTAACTCCGGTAAAACTGCGGAATTATTGGCGATAATGTCTCCTTTGCGACAAATTGGCGCAAAAATCATTGCCTTGGTGGGTAACCCTCGTTCTCCTTTGGCTGATTGTGCGGATATTTTTATTGATGTCAGTGTTGCTAAAGAAGCTTGTTCTTTAAACCTCGCTCCGACGACCAGCACAACAGTTACTTTGGCGGTTGGTGATGCCTTGGCGGTTAGTCTTATGAAAACAAAAGATTTTACCGATGCTGATTTTAAACGCTTTCACCCGGGTGGTGCGTTAGGTCAACGTTTAAAAATGCACGCCCGTGAAATTATGAATACGGAAAAATTACCTATTGCCAGTGAAGACAGCTCGCTTGGTGAGGCTCTTGCCGTGCTTGATCGTGGTAATATGGGGGCTGTTTTTATTCTTGACGGAAGTCGACGTTTGGTTGGTATTTTGACCGACGGCGATGTTAGAAAAAAAATGGTGCATGATGGTTTAAATTTATTAGCACCAATCAGCAGTATGATGACTCAAAACCCTCGTGTTGCCAAAGAGACTGATTTTGCTGCCGAACTTTTAGACCTTATGGAACAAAAAGCCATTACCGTTTTACCCGTTGTTGATGATGCTCACCGCTTGATCGGCATGTTGCATATTCATGATATTTTGGGTAAAGGGCAATTTAAGTTTGCCGGTTAA
- the purF gene encoding amidophosphoribosyltransferase, translating into MKEYCGIMGVYNHTEATKLVYFGLYAQQHRGQESAGITAWDGTKISDKRVFGLASSNFTENDFISNLKGHIAIGHVSSKPEKQAFLSCVDPFIIKYKGTTMVAALNGGLTNSQELRDLLENDGGVLRSDSDSELFLHLIVRNLHTMSEEQAVLAAARQLKGAFSFLLMIKNRIYVVRDTFGFKPLALAQYGESIIIASETCAFDLIEAKYIRDVEPGEVLIIDEKNMRSLWIDEDIPTEQRKRAHCIFEFVYSARPDSLIFGQNVYMVRQALGMKLAQEHPVDADLVLPFPDSGIYSAVGFAKGSGLPYEHAMIRNHYVGRTFIQPTQNMRDFSVRIKINPVREVIEGKRIVIVDDSIVRGTTMDTRVKKLRELGAKEIHCRISSPKVIASCPYGVDFASKGELIASKYSTDEIRQKLGLDSLGYLSIPGMLETLNRPKDYCTACFDANYPLKWS; encoded by the coding sequence ATGAAAGAATATTGTGGCATAATGGGTGTATATAATCATACAGAGGCAACAAAGTTAGTTTATTTCGGGCTTTATGCACAACAACACAGAGGGCAGGAAAGTGCCGGAATAACTGCATGGGACGGAACCAAAATCAGCGATAAACGTGTTTTTGGTTTGGCATCAAGCAATTTTACCGAAAATGATTTTATTTCCAACCTTAAAGGTCATATCGCCATCGGACACGTTAGTTCCAAACCTGAAAAACAGGCGTTTTTAAGCTGTGTAGACCCCTTTATTATTAAGTATAAAGGAACGACCATGGTGGCGGCTCTTAACGGGGGGTTAACTAACTCTCAAGAGTTGCGTGATCTGCTTGAAAATGACGGCGGTGTTTTGCGAAGTGATTCTGATAGTGAATTATTCCTACACCTTATTGTGCGAAATTTGCATACAATGTCTGAGGAACAAGCTGTTTTAGCGGCGGCTCGCCAATTAAAAGGTGCGTTTAGTTTTCTTTTAATGATAAAAAACAGAATTTATGTTGTGCGTGATACTTTTGGATTTAAACCCTTAGCCTTGGCACAATATGGAGAGAGCATCATTATTGCGTCAGAAACTTGTGCTTTTGACTTGATAGAAGCTAAATATATCCGTGATGTTGAACCCGGCGAAGTCTTGATTATTGATGAAAAAAATATGCGAAGCCTTTGGATTGATGAAGATATTCCGACTGAACAACGCAAAAGAGCCCATTGTATTTTTGAGTTTGTTTATTCCGCACGCCCTGATTCCCTAATTTTCGGGCAAAATGTTTATATGGTAAGACAGGCGTTGGGCATGAAATTAGCCCAAGAACACCCTGTTGATGCTGATTTGGTTTTACCGTTTCCGGATTCGGGAATTTATAGTGCCGTCGGTTTCGCCAAAGGTTCGGGCTTGCCTTATGAACATGCAATGATTCGTAACCACTATGTTGGGCGTACTTTTATTCAGCCAACTCAAAATATGCGTGATTTTAGCGTTAGGATTAAAATTAACCCCGTGCGTGAAGTAATAGAAGGCAAACGTATTGTTATTGTTGACGATTCAATTGTGCGTGGAACAACTATGGATACTAGGGTTAAAAAACTGCGTGAGCTTGGTGCAAAAGAAATTCATTGTCGCATAAGTAGCCCGAAAGTAATTGCGTCTTGTCCTTATGGTGTTGATTTTGCTTCTAAAGGTGAACTAATCGCTTCAAAATATTCAACAGATGAAATTAGACAAAAACTTGGGCTTGATTCTTTAGGTTATCTTTCTATTCCCGGCATGTTAGAAACTTTAAATAGACCTAAAGATTACTGCACTGCCTGTTTTGATGCAAATTATCCTTTGAAATGGAGTTAA
- a CDS encoding amino acid ABC transporter permease: MDFFNNSKNVRRRNKASFLDWLLYCLMLFLSGYLFIYGALESGYRWHWQKAFGYLAEYNFSTDEFYFKFGLLFDGLFVTFELSFWAFLIAFGIGISSALLRSFAGPLCRLSVFLYVELIRNTPLLVQLYLAYMASYYFNVSGFTAAVVALGLFEGAYISEIMRAGLGAVSNSQREAAYSLGLNKVQTELLIVFPQAFKISRPALLNQAITLIKDSSLASAIAVMELTKTAQIIVSDTYLVFEIWLLTAFLYLCVAFLLEQGLKLKLREPFTKKFSVM, translated from the coding sequence ATGGATTTTTTTAATAACTCAAAAAATGTTAGACGGCGAAATAAAGCCTCTTTTCTTGATTGGCTTTTATATTGTCTCATGTTGTTTTTATCCGGTTATCTCTTTATTTACGGAGCCTTGGAAAGCGGATATCGATGGCACTGGCAAAAAGCGTTTGGCTATCTTGCGGAATATAATTTTTCAACAGATGAGTTTTATTTTAAATTTGGTCTGTTGTTTGATGGTTTGTTTGTTACTTTTGAACTTTCGTTTTGGGCGTTTTTGATTGCTTTTGGAATAGGGATTTCAAGTGCTTTACTGCGTTCTTTTGCCGGTCCGCTTTGTCGCTTGAGCGTTTTTTTGTATGTTGAATTAATTAGAAATACCCCTTTGTTGGTTCAACTTTATTTAGCTTATATGGCATCTTATTATTTTAATGTTTCGGGTTTTACCGCGGCGGTTGTGGCTCTTGGTCTTTTTGAAGGGGCTTATATTTCTGAAATTATGCGGGCCGGTTTGGGTGCTGTTTCTAATAGCCAGCGAGAGGCCGCCTATAGCCTTGGATTAAACAAGGTACAAACCGAACTTTTAATCGTGTTTCCACAGGCGTTTAAAATTTCTCGTCCTGCTTTATTAAATCAGGCGATTACCTTAATTAAAGACAGCTCTCTGGCTAGTGCCATTGCTGTTATGGAATTAACTAAAACAGCACAAATTATTGTTTCTGATACTTATCTGGTTTTTGAAATTTGGCTTTTAACCGCTTTTTTATATTTGTGTGTTGCTTTTCTTTTAGAACAAGGTTTAAAGCTGAAATTACGAGAGCCTTTTACAAAGAAGTTTTCTGTTATGTGA
- a CDS encoding L-threonylcarbamoyladenylate synthase: protein MSKALDLDTAITAMRSGELVVYPTETYFALGCMFNNVKALEKVFALKKRPSTSALPLIIGDMNQLETLTTKLPSAFDSFLMKLELFFWPGALTVLFPAHARVSSLITADSGEVGVRLSSHPQAKELAKRLGPLVASSANFSGESPVIDPETLAPELLNATAGYIIPRPKPAGLAPSTIIRPNGDASEFEIVRCGVVTPQRLKAAGFIVKDY, encoded by the coding sequence ATGTCTAAAGCTCTTGATTTGGATACAGCTATCACAGCAATGCGTTCGGGCGAACTTGTGGTATATCCGACTGAAACTTATTTTGCTTTGGGTTGTATGTTCAATAATGTAAAGGCGTTGGAAAAAGTTTTTGCATTAAAAAAACGCCCCTCAACTTCTGCCTTGCCTCTGATTATTGGAGATATGAACCAGTTAGAAACGCTTACAACCAAGCTTCCTTCTGCTTTTGACTCTTTTTTAATGAAGTTGGAACTCTTCTTTTGGCCGGGAGCCTTGACCGTCTTGTTCCCTGCTCATGCAAGGGTATCTTCATTAATTACGGCAGACAGCGGCGAGGTTGGCGTTCGCCTTAGCTCTCATCCACAAGCAAAAGAATTGGCAAAACGCCTTGGTCCTTTAGTGGCATCAAGTGCAAATTTTAGCGGAGAAAGTCCGGTGATTGATCCGGAAACTTTAGCTCCGGAACTTTTAAATGCCACAGCCGGATATATAATTCCCAGGCCAAAACCTGCGGGTTTAGCCCCTTCTACAATTATTCGTCCAAATGGCGATGCAAGCGAATTTGAAATTGTACGTTGCGGAGTTGTTACGCCTCAGCGTTTAAAAGCCGCCGGTTTTATTGTTAAAGACTATTGA